From the genome of Phycicoccus duodecadis:
CTCGGCGATGGCCTGCATCCGGCCGCCCACGATGAGGCAGCGGTAGTCGCGCCCCACCACCAGGGACTCCACGATCACGTAGCCGCGCCGCGACTCGCCCTCGGCCACGACGAACGCGTCGCGCACCTCCTGCTCGTCCGTGAGGTTCAGGCAGACGCCGCGGCCGTGGTTGCCGTCGAGGGGCTTGACCACGACCGGGAACCCGATGCGGCGCGCGGCCGCCGCCGCGCCGTCGGCCGAGCGCACCGTCTCCTGCTTCGGCACCGGCAGGCCGGCCGAGGCCAGCAGGCGCGTCGTCATGTCCTTGTCGCCGGCGATGTCGACGGCCAGCGCGCCCGTCTTCGACGTCATGGTGGCCCGGATGCGCTGCTGGTGCACGCCCTGGCCCAGCTGCACGAGGCTGCCGCTGTTGAGGCGGATGTAGGGGATGTCGCGGCTCACGGCCTCCTCGAGGATGGCCGAGGTCGACGGGCCGAACGCGGTGCGCTCGGCGCGGGTGAGGAACAGCTCGAGCTCGGCGGCGAAGTCGAGCTCGGGGTCCTCCTGGACGAGGTGGTTGACCAGCCGGACGGCCAGCTGCCCGGCCGCCAGCCCCACGCCCTCGTCGCTGTAGCCGTAGATGACGTTGTAGACGCCGGGGCGACCCTTGACGCCGCGGGTCTTGCCGCGGCGCTGGTCGTGCCCGGCCTCCTGCTGCAGCTGCAGGGCCACGTGCTCGGCGACGTGCCCGAGCCAGGTGCCGGTGCGCATCCGCTCGATGAACCCGCCCTTGACCCCCTTCGAGCAGGTGTGGTTCTCGAGGCGGGGGAGGAGCTCGACGAGCCGGTCGGTGAAGCCCGGGAGGGTGTCGGTGGGGTACGCCTCCAGCACGCCGAGGTCGACGACGAGGTGGATGGAGGGGTCGTAGGACCAGATGTTGCCGCCGCGGTAGACCCGGGACTCCAGGATGGTCAGGTCGGGGGCGGCGGGTCCGGTGGGGACGGGGCGGTCCATCGGCGCTTCTCCTCTGGTCGGGCGGCGGTCGGCGGGTCGAGGGGGTGGTGGAGCGTCAGGCCTTGGCGGTGGCCAGGGCCACGAGGACGTCGGGGTGGTGCTCGACGAAGCCGGTCAGACGGCGCTCGACCAGGTCGAACGTCGCCCCGGCCGGCAGGCTGTGGACCGTGGCGCCGGACACCAGCACCGGTGCGCCGGCCCGGGCCTCGGGGGCGTCGGTGCGCGCCGCCCGGCAGTCGACGACGAACACCGCGCCGGCCCCCCGCACGGTGAACTCGCGGCGGTCGCTGACGATGATGGCGGTGTTCTCGTCGATGCCGACGCCCAGCAGGTGCGGCGACGGGGCGATCACCGACATCAGCCGCCCGTAGCGGGCCCGCTGGTCGAAGTGCTGGTCGACGACCACGCCCGGCAGCAACCCCAGGCCCGCCGAGAGCTGGCTGGCCCGCTGGCGGGGCGTGACCCCCTCCTCGCCCATCGAGATCATGAAGTCGGACATGATCGACGCCCCGGCCGAGGTGCCCCCGACGACGCAGCCGCGGTCGTGGGCCCGGTGGATGGCGTCGCCCAGCGGCGTGCCGGGGAACACCTGGGACAGGCGCAGCTGGCTGCCCCCGCTGATGAAGACCCCGGTGGCGTCGTCGACCCGGGCGACCGCGGCGGCGTCGCGCGCCTCCTCGCGGTCGGCGGGGTTGACGACCTCGACGCGCGCGACGCCGATCCGGCCGAACACCTGGGTGTAGGCGGCGGCCACGTCGTCCTGGTAGGACGACGCGGTCGGGATGACGACCAGGCGAGCCTTCTTCCCGCCGGCGAGCTTCACGAACTGGCGCAGCAGGGAAGCCTTCCCGACCCGGTCCTCGGCCCCTCCGACGATGAAGAGGGTCGGGGTGGTCGAGGGTCGGCGTGGCACCTGGTCAGCCTAATGGTGCTCGTCGGCGGTCTCGGCGTCCTCGATCTCCTCGCGGCTGACCCCGAGCAGGAACAGCACCGTGTCGAGGTACGGCACCGAGACGGAGGTGTCGGCCTGCTCGCGCACCATCGGCTTGGCGTTGAACGCGACCCCCAGCCCCGCCACCCCGAGCATGTCGAGGTCGTTGGCCCCGTCGCCGATGGCCACCGTCCGCGAGAGCGGCAGGCCCTCGAGGGCCGCGAACTCGCGCAGCGCGGCCGCCTTGCCGGCCCGGTCGACGACCGCACCGACGACCCGGCCGGTGAGGTGGCCGTCGACCACCTCGAGCCGGTTGGCGCGCACGTGGTCGACCCCGAGCTCGGCCCCCACCGGCTCGACGACCTCGGCGAACCCGCCCGAGACCAGCGCCACGGTGAAGCCGAGCGCCTTGAGGGTCCGGACCAGCGTGCGTGCC
Proteins encoded in this window:
- a CDS encoding cyanophycinase, whose product is MPRRPSTTPTLFIVGGAEDRVGKASLLRQFVKLAGGKKARLVVIPTASSYQDDVAAAYTQVFGRIGVARVEVVNPADREEARDAAAVARVDDATGVFISGGSQLRLSQVFPGTPLGDAIHRAHDRGCVVGGTSAGASIMSDFMISMGEEGVTPRQRASQLSAGLGLLPGVVVDQHFDQRARYGRLMSVIAPSPHLLGVGIDENTAIIVSDRREFTVRGAGAVFVVDCRAARTDAPEARAGAPVLVSGATVHSLPAGATFDLVERRLTGFVEHHPDVLVALATAKA